One segment of Anopheles stephensi strain Indian chromosome 3, UCI_ANSTEP_V1.0, whole genome shotgun sequence DNA contains the following:
- the LOC118510977 gene encoding 28S ribosomal protein S9, mitochondrial has product MFSLLTRGLRSTLPRQTRCANAALIHCSAVYNAEDVASVQKAKISKAMKAYLERAKEHESCMETARLEYKLGKRHLANMMGADVESFTQKDIDQAVQYLFPSGLYDPAARPTMKPPEEFIPKTKGAEFDETGRPFHTLFYTGRPNLFQLLFDIVENINKLNALEDATRLKGKSLDSAGSTLDTTGSEWLPKELLEKKIVETISDIEYENFVSAMNRLVSHPLSDRVKGFVYEYRKPLISKLENDTIPTPQHDADGRQYVTIYECLRKTARGDVTVTFPGTGKIEVNGQDLRNVGNTQQREQVLFPLLFTNMSGKVDVAANVSGGGPSSQAGAVRWGIAMALRSFVDAEQIARMRVAGLLTRDYRRRERKKPGQAGARRKYTWKKR; this is encoded by the exons ATGTTTTCACTTCTTACCCGAGGTTTACGATCCACACTTCCTAGGCAAACGCGCTGTGCAAATGCG GCGCTTATCCACTGTTCGGCTGTTTACAATGCCGAAGATGTGGCCAGTGTGCAAAAGGCCAAGATTAGTAAGGCAATGAAGGCTTATTTGGAGCGGGCAAAAGAGCATGAAAGCTGTATGGAAACAGCCCGTTTAGAATATAAGCTGGGCAAGCGACATTTGGCCAACATGATGGGAGCGGATGTGGAAAGTTTCACGCAGAAAGATATCGACCAGGCAGTGCAGTATCTGTTCCCTTCCGGTCTGTATGATCCAGCAGCGAGACCCACGATGAAGCCTCCAGAAGAATTTATTCCCAAAACAAAGGGAGCTGAATTCGATGAAACGGGTCGACCTTTCCACACCTTGTTCTACACGGGCCGGCCAAATTTGTTTCAGCTTCTCTTT GACattgttgaaaatattaaCAAACTAAACGCGTTGGAAGATGCAACCAGACTCAAAGGCAAATCTTTGGATTCTGCGGGAAGCACACT AGACACGACGGGCTCGGAATGGTTGCCCAAAGAGctgttggaaaagaaaattgtcGAAACCATATCGGACATTGAGTATGAAAACTTTGTCAGTGCAATGAACCGTCTTGTGAGTCATCCACTGTCCGATCGGGTAAAAGGGTTTGTGTACGAGTACAGAAAACCCCTAATTTCCAAGCTCGAGAACGATACCATTCCTACGCCGCAGCACGATGCCGATGGGCGGCAGTATGTAACGATTTACG AGTGTTTACGTAAAACAGCCCGAGGAGATGTAACTGTGACGTTCCCGGGTACCGGAAAGATTGAAGTGAATGGGCAGGACCTACGCAACGTAGGAAATACACAGCAACGTGAGCAG GTCCTTTTTCCGCTGCTGTTTACCAACATGAGTGGAAAGGTGGATGTTGCGGCAAACGTTTCTGGCGGAGGACCTTCATCACAAGCAGGCGCTGTACGGTGGGGTATCGCGATGGCGTTGCGTAGTTTCGTGGACGCGGAGCAAATTGCTCGTATGCGCGTCG CTGGTCTATTGACTCGCGACTATCGTCGTCGAGAACGTAAGAAGCCGGGACAGGCAGGTGCTCGCAGGAAGTACACGTGGAAGAAACGCTAA
- the LOC118510975 gene encoding transient receptor potential channel pyrexia-like: protein MDNYGFKDSDSTPPATPPVRPPRIFRTVSCIENGSLKIPRLTTRFTTASTKDANAQAGDPEAALAEPIVIENGLYNDGKSKPTILQNIITGTAGGISVSVADDHSKSATTNESSTVTNSSTKTTSPHSSGTGQANGRKSHIDSYEYMEVGPSPPAEGAPNLYDSYDESYSESSAQLCNDIIRISLTEQMRLAGGRVSILESFENEPLLDSTIIEQLLRATPTPPSSGPASNAAAIGSSSSGAHQLEKNICFLWAAFLRKFHLLEQCVKLGADINFCDTNGLTALHLASFSGCTECCAFLIHHKLDVNMQPKWYTPLHCAAFGNSLATAELLIKNGARIDVPTNKQHCEESLLHCAVRSNAIECLRFFIAHGSNVNALERNGTNPIHLAADLGHAQCLAALLECPDADPNVRIQQGDKQMTALHLAADEGNLDCVTQLLARGADVRARNHRGFTPLHLAARSGSADCVEALLKLGGCDPNMADFDQRTPLHAAVSKSDTAVEMIETLIAWGANVNQRDVYGFTALHLAALDALGPCVETLLYHGADVTMKSRKGTSALNIISRKTPASLGVIQCKLDAAITLTHSQDSSSREVELELDFRSILQHCHPREISYLNTFVDDGQKEFLQHPLCSAFLYIKWNKIRKYYIARLLFCFTFVLFLTLYVLTALAHNCYNGSKDMKETIQEQELCQKQSIFGDMLRNNPFVIEMQWMVLVAITAIEICRKIYGITGYTSLKHYVTQTENAIEWFIILSVFVISYIYTKRTYTWQNHVGAFAVLLGWTNLMLMIGQLPVFGAYVAMYTKVQVEFAKLFMAYSCMLIGFTISFCVIFPSSSSFANPFMGFITVLVMMTGEQDLELLINDPDGKDPPFLLEISAQITFVLFLLFVTVILMNLLIGIAVHDIQGLKKTAGLSKLVRQTKLISYIESALFNGWLPNWLRNLLYYTALVSPQAYRVVLSVKPLNPGETRLPRDIMMAAYEVAKQKKHYSRKNVSTVRRNLSYEPPKASPLMNGIRPKPYDRCDSSFSVPGNRRATNGGIGLTSPNSDHTSKFGYVYDTPTLYGLTNKLDEHSDYIGNISAEIAELRSSVEENQQMLRQLLQLLSKSPQHTIPSN, encoded by the exons ATGGACAATTATGGCTTTAAAGATAGTGATAGTACACCACCAGCGACGCCACCGGTACGACCGCCTCGAATATTTCGGACAGTAAGCTGCATCGAGAATGGATCTCTCAAAATTCCTCGTTTGACTACCAG ATTTACTACAGCGTCCACCAAGGATGCGAACGCACAAGCTGGTGATCCAGAAGCCGCCTTAGCCGAACCCATCGTGATTGAAAATGGGCTCTATAATGATGGTAAAAGCAAGCCAACAATTTTGCAAAATATTATAACTGGCACGGCTGGTGGGATTAGTGTCTCTGTAGCGGATGATCACAGCAAGTCTGCAACAACCAATGAAAGCTCTACCGTAACAAACTCTAGTACCAAAACGACCTCACCACACAGCAGTGGAACAGGTCAAGCGAATGGACGTAAATCGCACATTGACAGTTACGAGTATATGGAGGTTGGGCCGTCCCCGCCCGCCGAAGGGGCGCCCAATCTCTACGATAGCTACGACGAAAGCTACTCCGAATCTAGTGCCCAGCTCTGCAATGACATCATCCGCATATCGCTCACCGAGCAGATGCGTCTGGCTGGAGGCAGGGTATCGATACTTGAAAGCTTCGAAAACGAACCCCTACTCGATAGTACGATCATCGAGCAGCTGCTGCGTGCAACGCCAACACCTCCATCGTCGGGGCCAGCATCGAACGCCGCGGCGATTGGGTCTTCCAGCAGCGGAGCACACCAGTTGGAGAAAAATATCTGCTTTCTGTGGGCGGCATTTCTGCGAAAGTTCCATCTCCTTGAGCAGTGCGTTAAGCTCGGTGCGGACATAAACTTCTGCGACACCAACGGGTTGACAGCGCTGCACCTCGCGTCGTTTAGCGGTTGCACGGAGTGCTGTGCGTTTCTGATTCATCATAAGCTCGATGTAAACATGCAACCGAAATGGTACACTCCGCTGCATTGCGCCGCATTCGGGAACTCGCTCGCTACCGCTGAGTTGCTAATTAAAAATGGAGCTCGCATTGATGTGCCAACCAACAAGCAGCATTGCGAGGAATCTCTCTTGCATTGCGCCGTACGTTCGAATGCAATCGAATGTCTTCGATTCTTCATCGCCCACGGCTCAAACGTTAACGCGCTTGAACGGAATGGAACCAACCCGATCCATCTTGCCGCTGATCTCGGTCACGCCCAGTGCCTTGCAGCACTTTTGGAATGCCCGGATGCTGATCCGAATGTGCGCATACAGCAGGGCGACAAGCAGATGACCGCACTGCATCTTGCCGCGGACGAGGGTAACTTAGACTGTGTGACCCAACTGCTGGCTCGTGGCGCCGATGTCCGTGCCCGAAATCATCGTGGCTTCACACCGCTGCATCTAGCCGCCCGCAGCGGAAGCGCCGACTGTGTGGAGGCACTGCTAAAGCTTGGTGGCTGTGATCCGAATATGGCCGATTTCGATCAGCGAACGCCACTGCACGCGGCGGTCAGCAAATCCGATACTGCCGTGGAGATGATCGAAACACTGATTGCATGGGGCGCAAACGTCAATCAACGAGACGTGTACGGATTTACGGCACTGCATTTGGCCGCATTGGACGCACTGGGTCCCTGTGTAGAAACGTTGCTCTATCATGGCGCAGATGTCACGATGAAATCACGCAAGGGAACGAGTGCTCTCAACATCATCAGTCGCAAAACTCCGGCATCTCTTGGAGTCATACAGTGCAAGCTGGACGCGGCTATTACGCTGACACATTCGCAAGATTCATCCAGCCGGGAGGTGGAATTGGAACTTGACTTTCGCAGCATTTTGCAGCATTGCCATCCGAGGGAGATCAGTTACCTAAATACGTTTGTGGACGATGGACAAAAGGAGTTTCTTCAACATCCACTTTGCTCAGCCTTCCTGTACATCAAATGGAACAAAATACGCAAATACTACATCGCCCGAttgctgttttgctttacCTTCGTACTGTTTCTAACGCTGTACGTGCTCACAGCGCTAGCGCACAACTGCTACAACGGAAGCAAGGATATGAAAGAAACTATCCAGGAGCAGGAGCTCTGCCAGAAGCAATCCATCTTCGGAGACATGTTGCGCAACAATCCGTTCGTGATTGAAATGCAGTGGATGGTTCTTGTGGCGATTACCGCTATTGAAATATGTCGCAAAATCTATGGCATCACCGGGTATACCTCACTCAAACACTACGTCACGCAAACAGAGAACGCAATCGAATGGTTTATCATACTGAGCGTATTTGTTATCTCCTACATTTACACCAAGCGAACCTACACCTGGCAGAATCACGTCGGAGCCTTCGCAGTGCTGCTTGGATGGACCAATCTGATGCTCATGATCGGACAGCTGCCCGTGTTTGGAGCCTATGTCGCGATGTACACCAAAGTGCAGGTTGAGTTTGCCAAACTGTTCATGGCCTATTCGTGCATGTTGATAGGCTTCACGATCAGCTTTTGTGTCATCTTTCCATCGTCCTCTTCGTTTGCCAATCCCTTCATGGGATTCATTACGGTGCTGGTAATGATGACGGGCGAACAGGATCTGGAACTGCTGATCAATGATCCGGACGGCAAAGATCCACCGTTTCTGCTCGAGATCAGCGCACAAATTACCTTTGTATTGTTTCTGCTGTTTGTGACAGTCATTCTGATGAACCTGCTCATCGGCATTGCTGTGCACGATATACAAGGGTTGAAAAAAACGGCCGGCCTATCGAAACTAGTTCGTCAGACGAAACTAATTTCCTATATCGAATCGGCCCTTTTCAACGGCTGGTTACCAAACTGGTTGCGCAATTTGCTCTACTACACAGCGCTTGTTTCGCCACAGGCTTATCGCGTGGTGCTGAGTGTTAAACCCCTCAATCCCGGCGAAACAAGACTCCCGCGGGACATTATGATGGCAGCATACGAGGTGGCGAAGCAGAAAAAACACTACAGCAGAAAAAATGTGTCCACAGTGCGCCGTAATCTGTCGTACGAGCCGCCGAAAGCATCGCCACTGATGAACGGAATACGACCCAAACCTTACGACCGCTGTGATAGCAGCTTCTCTGTACCTGGCAACCGACGGGCTACAAACGGAGGAATAGGGCTAACGTCACCGAACAGTGATCATACTTCTAAGTTTGGGTACGTCTATGACACCCCGACACTGTACGGCTTAACCAACAAGCTAGACGAACACAGCGACTACATCGGCAACATTTCAGCTGAGATCGCAGAGCTGCGATCATCGGTAGAAGAGAATCAGCAGATGCTGCGCCAGTTGCTGCAATTATTAAGTAAAAGTCCACAGCACACTATTCCATCGAACTAA
- the LOC118510979 gene encoding probable glutamine--tRNA ligase, whose product MEHLTSLGLNEQKIKETLKNATLTATISRAFSYLPPGVELSSAQKPLIFQACSKLKPQSAQFLELIVRKILDNSLDTSLRVDTALEYVLANVTKATFNEADFDAACGVGVVVTPEEIEKAVETTIAKYRDDIVEQRYRFNVGKLLVELRAALPWVDGKALKSEVDVQIFDLLGPKTVADEEKVAKKRRDPPAASAPQKEGSAAEPAIIGSNRTEGPRTMVDLMRNVDFHRPGENFKTDGYVVTPQTERLLKEHLQRTGGKVRTRFPPEPNGILHIGHAKAININFAYATANEGVCFLRYDDTNPEKEEEKFVKGIRDIVEWLGYKPFKVTYSSDYFQELYDFAVQLIKQDMAYVCHHTAEQMKGFTTEPSKWRNRPIAESLQLFEDMKNGKIDEGAATLRMKITLEEGKIDPVAYRIKFVPHHRTGTKWCIYPTYDYTHCLCDSLEDITHSLCTKEFQSRRSSYYWLCNALNIYCPVQWEYARLNVNYTVVSKRKINKLITENIVNDWDDPRLFTLSALRRKGYPAEAINNFCAQMGLTGAQTSIDPAALEASARDVLNVTAPRTMAVLEPLKITILNYPHEGPVQVSVADFPNMPEKGTHMVWFDRVVYIERSDFMANADKSFRRLTPGQPVGLKYIGSMLRVESVVRNSSSVDELVCRIEPCTATEKPKAYIHWVSKPVPVEVRLYERLFIHKNPEDSNDVPGGFLSDCATDTIRTVCGYVDAHVSSSKVYDKYQFERIGYFSVDPDSRNDQLVFNRTVTLKEDTGKTN is encoded by the exons ATGGAGCATCTTACCTCCCTTGGACTGAACGAGCAGAAGATTAAGGAAACGCTTAAAAATGCAACGCTTACCGCCACGATTTCACGTGCCTTCTCGTATCTTCCGCCGGGTGTCGAGCTGAGCTCCGCACAAAAGCCATTAATATTCCAGGCTTGCTCGAAGTTAAAACCGCAGAGTGCTCAATTTTTGGAGCTGATTGTTAGGAAAATCTTGGATAACAGTCTGGACACGAGTTTGCGGGTGGACACGGCCCTCGAATATGTGCTTGCGAACGTCACGAAAGCCACGTTCAACGAGGCCGATTTCGATGCTGCGTGTGGTGTCGGCGTAGTGGTAACTCCGGAAGAAATCGAAAAAGCAGTCGAGACAACTATTGCAAAATATCGGGACGACATTGTTGAACAGCGGTATCGGTTCAATGTCGGCAAATTGCTCGTCGAACTACGAGCCGCTTTGCCGTGGGTCGACGGAAAAGCGCTGAAGAGTGAAGTTGACGTTCAGATATTCGATCTTCTTGGCCCGAAAACGGTGGCAGATGAAGAAAAGGTAGCAAAGAAACGACGTGATCCACCGGCCGCGAGTGCTCCACAGAAGGAAGGTTCTGCGGCCGAGCCAGCAATAATTGGCAGTAACCGAACGGAAGGTCCTCGAACGATGGTCGATCTGATGCGTAACGTAGACTTCCATCGGCCGGGAGAGAATTTCAAGACGGATGGATACGTTGTTACTCCCCAAACTGAGCGTTTGTTGAAAGAGCATCTGCAGCGTACTGGCGGAAAAGTGCGCACACGCTTCCCACCGGAGCCCAACGGAATTCTCCACATCGGTCACGCCAAAGCAATCAACATCAACTTTGCGTACGCAACAGCAAACGAAGGAGTGTGTTTTCTTCGCTATGACGACACTAATCCGGaaaaggaggaggaaaagTTTGTGAAGGGCATTCGGGACATTGTCGAATGGCTCGGCTACAAACCGTTCAAAGTGACCTACTCATCCGACTACTTCCAGGAACTGTACGACTTTGCCGTACAGCTGATAAAGCAAGATATGGCCTACGTGTGCCATCATACGGCGGAGCAAATGAAGGGCTTTACCACGGAACCGTCGAAATGGCGCAACCGTCCGATTGCAGAAAGCCTCCAGCTTTTCGAAGACATGAAGAATGGAAAGATAGACGAGGGCGCCGCGACACTACGCATGAAGATTACGCTGGAAGAGGGTAAAATTGATCCGGTAGCTTACAGGATTAAATTTGTCCCCCACCACCGAACCGGTACGAAATGGTGCATCTATCCGACGTACGACTACACGCACTGTTTGTGCGATAGTCTGGAAGACATAACGCACTCCCTCTGCACGAAGGAGTTTCAATCGCGACGCTCCTCCTATTACTGGCTCTGCAACGCGCTCAACATATACTGCCCCGTACAGTGGGAATATGCGCGGCTCAACGTGAACTACACGGTCGTTTCCAAGCGCAAAATTAACAAGCTCATCACTGAGA ACATTGTCAACGATTGGGATGATCCGAGATTGTTCACACTTTCGGCTCTGCGGCGCAAGGGATATCCGGCCGAGGCGATAAATAATTTCTGCGCTCAAATGGGTCTGACCGGGGCTCAAACGTCCATCGATCCTGCTGCCCTCGAAGCGTCCGCCAGAGATGTGTTGAATGTAACAGCGCCACGCACAATGGCCGTACTGGAGCCGCTGAAGATTACGATACTCAATTATCCGCATGAGGGGCCAGTCCAGGTTTCGGTGGCCGATTTTCCAAACATGCCCGAAAAAGGGACGCACATGGTTTGGTTCGACCGCGTGGTTTACATTGAGCGTTCCGACTTCATGGCAAATGCCGATAAATCCTTCCGTCGCTTAACACCGGGACAGCCGGTTGGGCTGAAATACATTGGTTCCATGCTGCGGGTGGAGAGCGTCGTGCGCAACTCGAGCTCGGTCGACGAGCTAGTGTGTCGGATCGAACCGTGTACGGCAACGGAAAAGCCGAAGGCCTACATACACTGGGTAAGCAAACCGGTGCCGGTGGAGGTACGTTTGTACGAGAGACTGTTCATACACAAAAACCCGGAGGACAGCAATGATGTGCCGGGTGGATTTTTGAGTGATTGTGCCACGGACACGATCCGCACGGTGTGTGGATACGTCGATGCCCACGTGAGCAGCAGTAAAGTGTACGACAAGTACCAGTTTGAACGCATTGGCTATTTCTCCGTTGATCCGGACAGTAGAAACGATCAACTAGTTTTCAATCGTACCGTCACGCTAAAAGAGGATACGGGCAAAACGAACTAG